From Spartinivicinus ruber, the proteins below share one genomic window:
- a CDS encoding hexameric tyrosine-coordinated heme protein, which produces MSVYDEILPSLITTTPAEGRELAIKIARKTIAAIQPDANIRAKLRPDYAEDSSKLMKAGQIVAIEFQTIAAANNYWRK; this is translated from the coding sequence ATGTCAGTATACGATGAAATTTTACCTTCACTGATAACCACCACCCCCGCAGAAGGCAGAGAATTAGCTATAAAAATTGCGCGAAAAACGATTGCAGCCATTCAACCCGACGCAAATATTCGAGCTAAATTAAGGCCAGACTATGCAGAAGATAGCTCCAAACTAATGAAAGCAGGTCAAATAGTCGCTATTGAATTTCAAACTATAGCAGCGGCTAATAATTATTGGCGAAAATAA
- a CDS encoding glutathione S-transferase family protein, giving the protein MKIYEQPTAPSALRVSLFLAEMGIHVERVNVDIRGGENLNESFQAKSLNNKIPVLELDDGTTLCESIAICRYFAEQYPATPSLFGDTPLERAQVEMWQRIVELQGLLVGFQAFRNITGVYKDRENCVEAWGNESKDRLINFLPTLNRQLENCPYIAGEKYSIADITTYVLVKFMAYLDIRLDDTLPNIQSWYTRVSEHPAIQAVLGEQT; this is encoded by the coding sequence ATGAAAATATACGAACAGCCTACTGCTCCAAGCGCCCTTAGGGTTAGCTTATTCCTGGCAGAAATGGGCATCCACGTAGAACGGGTGAATGTTGATATCCGTGGAGGAGAAAACTTAAATGAATCATTTCAAGCCAAAAGTTTGAATAACAAAATTCCTGTACTAGAGCTTGATGATGGCACCACCCTTTGTGAAAGTATTGCGATTTGCCGCTACTTTGCAGAGCAATACCCTGCTACCCCTTCATTGTTTGGCGATACTCCATTAGAACGCGCCCAAGTGGAAATGTGGCAGCGTATTGTTGAGTTACAAGGACTACTGGTCGGTTTTCAAGCATTTAGAAATATTACTGGGGTTTACAAAGATCGTGAAAACTGTGTAGAGGCATGGGGAAATGAGTCTAAAGACCGGTTAATTAATTTCCTACCTACCCTCAACCGACAACTTGAAAACTGTCCATATATAGCAGGTGAAAAATATTCCATCGCTGATATTACCACTTATGTCTTAGTTAAGTTCATGGCTTATTTGGATATTCGCCTTGATGACACCCTACCTAACATACAAAGCTGGTATACCAGAGTAAGTGAGCACCCAGCGATTCAAGCCGTTTTAGGAGAACAAACATGA
- a CDS encoding glutathione S-transferase family protein produces the protein MIELYTAATPNGHKISIALEELGLNYQVHHLDLSAGDQKQPDYLAINPNGRIPAIIDRDNNNFIVFESGAILIYLAEKTGKLLPKDPYKRSQTIQWLMFQMGGVGPMMGQANVFYRYFPEKIPAAIERYQHEGRRLFEVMDKQLITNQYLAGDEYTIADIATWPWVRNYEWSGIDIAGLNHLQQWINLIGERQTVQKGIAIPPSSEASDEEKAQQISKIVTR, from the coding sequence ATGATTGAACTGTATACTGCTGCCACTCCTAATGGCCATAAAATATCGATTGCCCTGGAAGAACTAGGCTTAAACTATCAAGTCCATCATTTAGACTTATCAGCAGGAGACCAAAAGCAACCTGATTATTTAGCCATTAACCCTAATGGAAGAATTCCTGCCATTATTGACCGTGATAATAACAACTTTATTGTGTTTGAGTCTGGCGCCATACTCATTTATTTAGCTGAAAAAACTGGGAAATTATTGCCCAAAGATCCCTACAAGCGCTCACAAACAATTCAGTGGTTAATGTTCCAAATGGGTGGTGTTGGTCCTATGATGGGACAAGCCAATGTATTTTACCGTTATTTTCCTGAGAAAATTCCAGCAGCAATTGAGCGTTATCAACATGAAGGACGTCGTTTATTTGAAGTAATGGACAAACAATTGATAACCAATCAATATCTTGCAGGAGATGAATACACCATTGCCGACATTGCCACCTGGCCATGGGTCCGCAATTATGAGTGGAGTGGTATTGATATTGCCGGCTTAAATCATTTACAACAATGGATCAACTTAATTGGCGAACGCCAAACAGTACAAAAAGGGATTGCTATCCCCCCCTCATCAGAAGCATCAGATGAAGAGAAAGCTCAGCAAATAAGCAAAATAGTGACAAGGTAA
- a CDS encoding STAS domain-containing protein, which translates to MEAAGSYSGEVDVMAIMTTETNDEVVIHLGKTFKSSDVAAFVDAYCNRDSSKQLIVNLEKTEYISSCALGLFINIQKVGTLRFANGSDFIKKLFSPTGLDERYFIESAATA; encoded by the coding sequence ATGGAAGCAGCAGGCAGTTATTCAGGAGAGGTTGATGTTATGGCTATTATGACTACTGAAACGAATGATGAAGTTGTCATTCATTTAGGTAAAACTTTTAAAAGTAGCGATGTTGCTGCCTTCGTAGATGCCTATTGCAATAGAGATTCGTCTAAGCAATTGATTGTAAATTTAGAAAAAACTGAATATATCAGCAGTTGTGCTTTAGGGCTATTCATCAATATACAGAAAGTAGGTACGCTTCGGTTTGCTAATGGTAGTGACTTTATTAAGAAACTGTTTAGCCCAACTGGGTTGGATGAGCGGTATTTTATCGAATCTGCGGCTACTGCTTAG